The Ictalurus punctatus breed USDA103 chromosome 6, Coco_2.0, whole genome shotgun sequence DNA segment ACTTTCACAGGAAGCAGACGGTCATCTGGACGTTAGCTTGTTTTGTGTGCAGACTTCACACAGCTCTGAGCACATCCCCAGATGCCAAATCTTTGACAATGGCAGATGaagtaatttgtttttgttacttAAATATAGAAGAGACTACGAAATGGATAGAAAAGATGTGCACTGGTGGGATAAACAGTCAGTGGTTGATTAGCTCACGCAGGCACAGTTCGGCGAGTTGAGTAAACCTGCTGTCTGACCTTGTCTAACTAGCAACCGTAAGCTGTACCGAGTGCAGGACAGTTGCTAACTTCTGCTCAAAGATTTCTacgcctttaaaaaaaataaaaaatatataataataataataataataataataataataaaaactacaaTAAAGTCACTAAAGGCGTCTAAAAAGTTGCCAACCCTGAATACTGTTTACAGCAGCTGAAGCCCTTGCTGGTTTAGTCAGCATGCTACTGTGTGTACAATATGGTTTTATAGCTAGGTCCATAAGAATAAATTAGCAACATACATTAgggatgaatgaatgtgtgtgtgtgtggggggggcactatggtatgttttggatcattgtcctgctgtaaGATCCatccatggcccattttaagatttctggaagaggcagtcaggttttcatttaatccatccatccgtcttcaactgcttactccttttcagggtcatggggaacctggagcctatcccaggaagcatcaggcacaaggcggggtacaccctggacagggtgccagtccatcacagggcacactcacatacacactcacacacccattcacacactacggacactttagacacgtcaatcagcctaccatgcatgtctttggactgggggaggaaaccggagcacccggagggaacccccgcagcacggggagaacatgcaaactccgcacacacatgggcCTGGCGGGAatcaaacgtgctaaccactaagccaccatgtgccccgttttcatttaatatctgttgatatttgatgagtccatgatgccatatatcctaacaaaatacccaggtcctctggcagacaaacagccccaaacattaaagagccaccatcatatttaaccgtgggcatgaggtactcttccatatggctacctctctgtgtgcaccaaaaccacctctggtgtttattgctaaaaagctctattttggtttcatctgaccatagaacacAATACCATAttaagttccagtagtgtctggcaaactgaagatgctcgagttttAGTAGGAGAGtacaggctttttttcttgaaaccctttcaaacaacttgtggtgatataggtgacttcggattgtagttttggagactttctgaccccaagatgcaactaaatGCAAGTGAGTGTGGAAAACTTCTAGCACTTGAACACTAACTAGGTGAGGCATTTTCAAAGGGCAAGAGGAACCACAGTTGCTAGATCCAAAAGAATTTACCACACAACACAGATTCGGAAGTGCTCTAACTTTCAATGCATGAGACATGTACCCCCCATGAATGCTTAAAACAGGCACATGAAAATAATGCTAATAGTCAGcaaatagagaaaaaaagaatcatcTTTGTCATgggaatttattttaataatcataTGGTGCATTATATACAAAGCAGGCTTGTCTTACAGCAGAGGAAAAATCCAAACCATACTGTGTAGTCAAAATTGAAGGTACACTATGATAGGAACATTGTTCTTACACAAAAGATACAATAACACAGTGCCTCATACAGGTTGAGTACCAatcatctttattatttaaaaaaaaaaaaaaaaaaattaaaaaaaattaaattggaTTACATTCCTATTAGAGTGGCctaaaaatgagacaaaaaatccTCGTCACTAATTTGGGTAGTCTCCTACTGTAAATGAGTAATCTTTCAACCATTTGCCATTCATTGTCTTCAGCTGTCTCTAACCAAAATCATTAACCCACCTGTACTATCCCTGGGTCTAATCACAAGTGTGAGATTTGTGCCAGCATTTCTGGTAGTGATAAAACTGCCAAAATTTATTCGACTGCTTCAGACCTTCTAGTTCAAAATCAGTACTCAGTAATAGATGACCAAGTTTGTGTATCAGTTTTATATGTATTGTTTTATTAGTAGGGTAAATTTGAAACTTGAAGGGAATGTGTAATTTCATTTATcaggtaaaaaacaaacaatcctAGTTTGCTGTAACAAATAGGAAATAATATTTCCTAATGAGTAGCCTTAAACTAATTGGGGATGATGTCTCTTCATAAAATACTGACACTATAccaaaaaacagaaagaaaatcagAAGAATTAGATAAATGCACcaaaatgaacatgaacacGAACACCTAGACAAGTCACTGAACATATAGTATAATGTACAGGTGTCTCAATAAGAGCAGTTCTAAGTACATATTATGCACTCTTGTTTTAATCTGACCATTCTGAAAATGTTGAATAGCATAAACAAAGCACCCTATCACAAACCTCTACTGGCCATATACATTTCTAAAGCAATTCAAATTATAAGATAAAATGGCACTGTACACCCATCAGGCTCTAAAATCCAGTACAGTGTAACTTTTTTATTCCCAGTTCTAGGTCAGATCATGTACAACTGCAAATCTGCACAAGTAAAATAATCTATGAAGCATAGCATTTAATGACAATTTATCCTCAAATTttagtttcttaaaaaaaaaaaaaaaaaaaaaaaaaaaaaaaaaaaaaaaaaaaaaaaaaaacacgaaagaGTTAAGAACAAATAATGGAATCCTGATCACAAAAGTACTTTATAAATgagatttacattttatatgggATTTACATTTGATGCGAGTCATGGAGCTTGGTGGTCTAAATTCACACTGTTAGTCAAAAAAATCAACAAGAGTGCAGTTTGGAAAAAGTAGATTTTTTCAACTGTCAACAGAGACCACATTGAAATTCAAACAATACTTCACTGTAAATTTGACCAGTGCAGCGTGTTTGCTTTGATATATAAGAAGGCCCTTAATCTTCCTGAAGACACACAAAATGATCTCGTCTAGCAGATCAAATCCTGTGGTGTCATCAGAAAATTAGATCGTTGAGCCATCCATGGGAATCAGTACTGTTTCTTAAATTTACAGTTTAAAATCCAGTGGCGTCTTCATTTTGTCTTCTCATTCAGCTTTGTACAAAGGGTTACCATCAAAGTATGTTACCATTAACCATGAATCGTTTACTGCAAAATAAATAGAATGAGAGAGTAAGTTCAGGCAATTAATCTGCAATTTCACAGGACTGATCACATAACAAATGGGCTGAATATAAAACTACAATTCAGACAGCAAACTGCTGACTGTAAACATGACCATAGTGCAAATGCAATGCACAAGCCAACTTTTGGTGACTGTTTTCAGGAAATACTGAATTCATACACAAAACTCCACATACATACTGAACAAATAAGAGAAGATATTCATTTATGTATTAGTGCATAAACTATTACAGAAACTGTAAATGGCCATGTGGCAAGACAACTAATTAGCAGATACTGTAGTCTATTAAGATCGGGAAGACTGATAAGATTTGTTAAAGGAGCAAATGCGTCTGACTTAACAGTTAGGCtaagttcacactacacgactttcAATGTCAGCAGATCGCTGTGCTGTTCATACTACACAGCTTGCTCTCTTGTAATCGGGAGTCATGAAGTCCTTGTGGTGTTCACGCTATGTGAACGTGCTTGGCAACAGGGGgtcacacacactacacgatCGGACAACGACTGTCACCCGATGCCTCTATCTGGTGTCCAAACTATGTTTTGTTACGAAAATGCACGCGAGAACTGACACATATGACATGAAAGTCACGTGCGAaacaggagttgtttatttgtagatgGATGTAGGACAGAAACAAGTAGTGCGAGCTTTGTGTGTAATTTGTGctgaagaaaccccaaaaagacaaagaaattgGTTGAAAGAATGGATTAACACACATGGGCAGCAGGGAATGTGTGCTACAGAGAGCTTCTACAGCTTGTACGGCTTCTCCCCTTTATGCTTCTGCCATAGTCTTCTCAGGTTTCCCTTCCTCATGGTGACCTCACCCCATGccttgctctctcattggctgtagctCGTCGCCACATTTACTGCCAGTGACAACACTTTTCATAACAAATATCCGTGTTTTATCGCCAATGCCTCTGCGATGCGTCATTTAGTTCACACATTACGATCGACTGCCGAGCTCATGTGTTTATCCAGAATTGGTTTGATTTGCAAGTTTCTGTAATTGGCAAATAAGCACTTGAGGCTTACGGATAACTAACTATACATTCGGTCAATGAATTTGTCATAAATCTGGCAAAACAACCATTTTTGACACCTTACCCATTTTCCATTGTCAATCATCAGAGACCCATCTCCTCTTTACTTTCTGCAATCTGCTTACATTtctaaaaacagaaaacaccaATTATAGACTGATGAAGTACAGCATTCATTTTATGAAGATATCacttttttatacatatatacaccacagcattgttgaattctcaaatttgattggtcagaaggggttGGCTAATTTTCTACAACATAATAGTAACAGTCATAACTGATGTGGTGAGTTTTCTGttaaatgtttaacatttatgaaagcaGGCTCGGGTGTCAGCACTCCGCAACACGGcaagctgttttttgttttactaaATTCAATAAAGAGGAAAGAAGTCtttagctgctgtaacataagtgataacagctACTAACTTGTCTTGTGCCATAACCTTAAACTACACTCACCATCCCCTTTATTAGGAGTTTACACAGTAtgttgcaaataaataaataaaaagtaaacaaataaatatctgctgtgcagagggtctgcaggctaaactctagagactggtgTGTGAGAAAATCAAAGTTCAGCAgttcctgaaatactcaaaccagcctatcTGGTACCATCAACCAcgccacaatcaaagtcacagaaatcttattttttcttcattctgatgtttgatgtgaacaactGAAGATcttcacctgtatctgcataattttttgcattgtgcagctgctgcatgattggctgattagataacatgattggctgattagataaagCATGTAtcgtttattaataaattagaaATTGTTAACTTTGACAAATccctgtgatataagaggaataaaactcaaggcatgctgttatagaaaaacatTAACAGCTCTCCACTTTATGCTCGGCAGCAGCACACCTCCctgttgtggattattttcccacaTCACGATATCCCATTGTGTTTTATCCCTTACTTTATACATCCAGGTAACCCAAATTGACAATTGCTCAAAAACTGTTGCAAGCACTTATAGTATGGTAATTTTCCCCACCTCTGTCAGCTCCTTAATACTGATGCTGTTAGCCTGCTGTGCCACTTTTCTCTTGACTTCTTCAATATTTGCCAGATTAGGAGTAGGAGCTGGGGGAGGTTTGTTGGTGATGGTGGGCAGCGGGGGCATAGGGGGCATGGCTGCCAAGGCTCCCATGTTAGACAGCGCCGCAGTCATGGTGGCTGCTGTCATACTAGCCATTGCAGCATTCATAGGCATGTTTGGTATTGCAGGCATACCAGGTATTCCCATCGGGATATTCATGGGCAAGTTGGGAACTGGCAGGGGCAGTGGCAAAGACAGAGGGGCTGGAGTAGGAGTTGGCAAAGGCAACTGGAGGATAGCCTTGGGCCTAAGGCTCTCTGGGATGGGCATCCCTGCTTTAGCACACATTGCTGCAGCATTAGCTTTAGCGATCTCTAATAGCTGATCCTTGTCTGTGAAGACAAAAAGTAATAATATGAACGAACAAGCTGCGAAGATGCCCATTTTCAACTACATAGACATTTCAATGTGTACACTTACCTAGCTCTGTGAGACGTGGTGGCGTCTTACTAGCGCTACGACGTGTTCTTGAGGTGGACCTTCTTTTTCGGAGgatgagaatgggtgaatggctTGGCTCACGCTTCCACCGATCTCGCCTGTCAAAAGAATGGCCTCGAAACATGGGTCTCCTCCGACGAGATGCTGAGCGAGATCTTTTAGATCGTGAATGATGGGCCCTTGACCGTGACCTTCTCTTTCTGGTAGGGGAACGAGATTTTGATCGTTTGCTTTTTTCTAGACTCTTTGACCTCTTCCTTCGAGCAGGAGAACGTGATTTAGACCGCCTTTTTCGTACTGGTGATCTAGACTTAGATCGTTTTCTTTTGGGGGATTTAGACTTTGAGCGCTTGGTCCTGGTACGAGATTTAGACCTTGATTTCCCCCTTTGAGTGACTGATCTTGAACGCGATTTCCTTCGCCGGCCAGGGGACCTAGATGTTGACCTCTTCCTTGGGCTCTGTGAGGAAGATCTAGATCTTCGCTTCCTTGTAGGGGATTTAGACTTTTCCCTACCACTAACAGACTTCGATCTGGACCGTGCCTTATGGGTTGAAGAAGCAGACCTAGAGCGCTTCCTTCGAATAGGTGACTTAGACACCCTGCTGGGCTTTaaccctgatttttttttggctggACTTGGTGTTCGTGATCTTGAGTTATCAGACTGCTCGTTATCATCTGACCCAGAACTCTCATCCTGAGCCAATGGTTCTGATGAAGAGGACCTTGATCTAGATGCATTTTGCCTCCCAGTGCCCTCCAGGGTGCTCTTAGACTCTTTactggagtttttattttttgatccAAGTTCTGTTTGTTCCAAGTTCTCATTTGAGGTGTTTTCTGGAGATAGATATTTATCCGTCAGTGGCTTCCATTTTTCGGCTGGAGCTGCTTTGTCTACTGCAACGGAAGCTTCTTCTATTTTGGACTCTGATATTTCCTTATCATCACTTTTAACTGACAAATCTTGGTCTTTGGCCGGTGACAAAGATCTAGACCTGCTCTTAGCTGGAGACTGACTTCTATCTGAGGAAAGTCTTCCTCTCGAATTAGATCTAGATCTGGATGTGTCTTTCGGTGAATTGGATCTGGATCGCTTACTTTTACCTTTTTGTGCTCCTCTACTAAATTTAGGTGAGGCAGTCCTCGAATTACGAGAACGTGATTTTGACCGCTTACTGCACTTAGGAGATCTTGATTCCGACCTTGCCCTACGTGGAGATTTTGACCTCCTTTGTCGAACTGGAGATTTTGATTTGGAGCGCCTGGAGCGCAGGGGAGAGCAAGATCTGCTTCGTCTTCTTGGGTTTCTAGACCTCGATCTAGAACGTCTGTTTCTCCTCATCCGGGATCTAGATCGTCTGAGGATCACAACAGACCTTGAACGGGTTCGTCTCCGTCTCCTGATTGACCTGGACCTAGACTTTCGTGTATGGGATGGTGGTGTCCTCCTTCGAGAGCGTGATTGTGAGCGCCTGCCTCGCCGAGCAGATCTTGAGTGTGACCTTGAACGGTTCTTTCTGCGAGAAATTGATCGTTTTGACCGTGACCGTGAACGGCGTAGCTTTACAACAGATCGAGATCTTGTTCGTCGGCCACGTCGTGGGGACTTGGTCCTGGATCGTTTGGTTCTGGTATTGGACCTGGATTCAGAGCGACGCCTTCGCTTTCCAGACAGGGACCTTGATTTGCGCTTTGGTCCTCTGACAGATCTTGAGCGTGACCTGTGACTTTCTGATGGTGACCTTGAATGCCTCTTTTTGGTACTACTGTTCCTTCTCGAGCAAGAAACAGACCTTTCTCTGGACTGTGATTTATCTTTCCTATGTGCTGGTTTACCAGATGATTGCTTTGGAGTTGCTGAACGACTGTGGCTTGATTTATCATCAGAACGTGACCGAGACCTTAACCTAGAGACCGACTCCTTATTTCCCTTTCCTCTCTGATTCTCATGTGGTTCCTTGACTATGTTCTTCTGTTTAAGTTGCTCTTTGTGTACATTCTCCTGCTTGGGAATTATATCAGGGAGCTCCTGAGTTTTGCTAAAACTTCTATTCTTTTCATGGTTCTCAATTTTGAGGTCATTTTCATTGTGTTCTCGATTAACAGTTTGCAAATGTGCGTCCTGTGGAGACTCATCTTCCCTCCATGCTGGTTTTatgcattcatcttcagtatgcTCAGATTTGCTAGTGACTTCTCCCTTTTTGTCATCTGGTACTGACAGCTTATCTTTACACCTGTCATTTGAAAGCTTCAGTGCAGTCACTGGTGACCTCCTGTCTGAGCTAGAGGGGTCCAATGCTTGTGGCAACTTTGACTCAGATTCCGATTCGGACTCGGATTCAGATGTACTCACTGAGCGTGAACGAGGAGAATTTCGCTgttgcttttcttcttcttttcgtctctttttcttcttctttttccctgTATGACGCTTTGTTTTTCTTGCCTTGTAGTCATCATTGTGTGGTTCTGTCAGAAAAAGAAATTCAACAGatgcaaaaagcaaaaaaaaaaaaagcattaatttGGAAAGCACATTACAGTGCACAAAGAATCGGATCTTGCCCATTAGCTAAACAAGGATACAGATAAATTCTCACCTGCAACAGAATTTTTTGCAGATTCTTTATCTTCATCACGATCCCCAGACTCGTTGGATGGGTCTTCTTTTTTTACACTGGGGTAAAGGTCACAATGCATTTAATGGTGTAATTGCAAATGTATGTCTATTTTAAATGCACATTGAGAAAACCCTTACCCTGACTTTGTTTGAGATTCGTGGTCTGATTCCACTCCAGATTCAGAGCTGCTCTCTTTctcatccttcttcttcttgcgCTTCTTCTtacttttgtgctttttgtgcttcttatttttctttcgtGGTGTTTCACTGCCATCCCTGAGAGCATTATCTTCACACTGAATAGTTTCAGTTGGATCACC contains these protein-coding regions:
- the sona gene encoding serine/arginine repetitive matrix protein 2; this translates as MECAVNTIVESGDPTETIQCEDNALRDGSETPRKKNKKHKKHKSKKKRKKKKDEKESSSESGVESDHESQTKSGVKKEDPSNESGDRDEDKESAKNSVAEPHNDDYKARKTKRHTGKKKKKKRRKEEEKQQRNSPRSRSVSTSESESESESESKLPQALDPSSSDRRSPVTALKLSNDRCKDKLSVPDDKKGEVTSKSEHTEDECIKPAWREDESPQDAHLQTVNREHNENDLKIENHEKNRSFSKTQELPDIIPKQENVHKEQLKQKNIVKEPHENQRGKGNKESVSRLRSRSRSDDKSSHSRSATPKQSSGKPAHRKDKSQSRERSVSCSRRNSSTKKRHSRSPSESHRSRSRSVRGPKRKSRSLSGKRRRRSESRSNTRTKRSRTKSPRRGRRTRSRSVVKLRRSRSRSKRSISRRKNRSRSHSRSARRGRRSQSRSRRRTPPSHTRKSRSRSIRRRRRTRSRSVVILRRSRSRMRRNRRSRSRSRNPRRRSRSCSPLRSRRSKSKSPVRQRRSKSPRRARSESRSPKCSKRSKSRSRNSRTASPKFSRGAQKGKSKRSRSNSPKDTSRSRSNSRGRLSSDRSQSPAKSRSRSLSPAKDQDLSVKSDDKEISESKIEEASVAVDKAAPAEKWKPLTDKYLSPENTSNENLEQTELGSKNKNSSKESKSTLEGTGRQNASRSRSSSSEPLAQDESSGSDDNEQSDNSRSRTPSPAKKKSGLKPSRVSKSPIRRKRSRSASSTHKARSRSKSVSGREKSKSPTRKRRSRSSSQSPRKRSTSRSPGRRRKSRSRSVTQRGKSRSKSRTRTKRSKSKSPKRKRSKSRSPVRKRRSKSRSPARRKRSKSLEKSKRSKSRSPTRKRRSRSRAHHSRSKRSRSASRRRRPMFRGHSFDRRDRWKREPSHSPILILRKRRSTSRTRRSASKTPPRLTELDKDQLLEIAKANAAAMCAKAGMPIPESLRPKAILQLPLPTPTPAPLSLPLPLPVPNLPMNIPMGIPGMPAIPNMPMNAAMASMTAATMTAALSNMGALAAMPPMPPLPTITNKPPPAPTPNLANIEEVKRKVAQQANSISIKELTEKCKQIAESKEEMGL